CACCCTCACGCACCTGCCTCATCGCCGGTCGTCGCCTGGTTCAGGTCGGTCATGAGCGCGTCGACGTCGATCCCGTGCGCGGCAGCGCCCTCGGCGATCGACTCGAACGCTGCGACCGCGCACCCGATGCAGTGGAGTCCGTGCTTCATGAAGACGGGCACCGTCTCGGGGTGCTTCCTGACGACATCGCCGATCGGCATGTCCTTCGTGATCCTCTGTTCTGTCATATCCTGCTCCTGTCGCGTGTCTCTTGTGATCCGTGAGCGTCATCTTAGGGGCCGTCTCCCCCGGGATGCAAGGGGAAAGAGCATCCCCGATGCGGCCGTCGTTGCTCAGAGTCTCCTATGATGCGAGTACCG
The DNA window shown above is from Candidatus Effluviviaceae Genus V sp. and carries:
- a CDS encoding DUF1858 domain-containing protein, with protein sequence MPIGDVVRKHPETVPVFMKHGLHCIGCAVAAFESIAEGAAAHGIDVDALMTDLNQATTGDEAGA